One Benincasa hispida cultivar B227 chromosome 5, ASM972705v1, whole genome shotgun sequence genomic window carries:
- the LOC120078412 gene encoding protein THYLAKOID FORMATION1, chloroplastic: MAAVYSISFSTLNQCSDRRLPVPSARSLASNFDGFRFRTSVFSHYSRVRASTFSSSMVIHCMSAGTDVTTVAETKLNFLKAYKRPIPSIYNTVLQELIVQQHLMRYKRTYRYDPVFALGFVTVYDQLMEGYPSDEDRDAIFQAYIKALNEDPEQYRIDAQKLEEWARSQTAASLVDFASREGEVESTLKDIAERAGSKGNFSYSRFFAIGLFRLLELANATEPSILEKLCASLNIDKKGVDRDLDVYRNLLSKLVQAKELLKEYVDREKKKRDERAGSQTANEAITKCLGEYSMQTGL, from the exons ATGGCGGCTGTTTATTCCATTTCATTCTCAACATTAAACCAATGTTCTGATAGAAGACTGCCAGTTCCATCCGCTCGTTCACTTGCCTCCAATTTCGACGGATTTCGTTTTCGTACGAGCGTTTTCAGCCATTATTCCCGAGTTCGAGCATCCACCTTCAGTTCGAGCATGGTCATTCATTGCATGTCCGCCGGAACAG ATGTGACCACTGTAGCCGAGACAAAATTGAACTTCCTCAAGGCGTATAAACGGCCTATCCCTAGTATTTACAACACTGTTCTGCAAGAATTGATTGTCCAACAGCATTTGATGAGGTATAAGAGGACATATCGTTATGACCCTGTTTTCGCTCTTGGTTTTGTTACTGTATATGATCAGCTTATGGAAGGGTACCCTAGCGATGAGGATCGTGATGCCATCTTCCAAGCATACATTAAGGCATTGAATGAAGATCCAGAGCAATATAG AATTGATGCTCAAAAATTGGAAGAGTGGGCTCGGTCTCAGACTGCAGCTTCATTGGTTGATTTTGCATCAAGGGAAGGTGAAGTTGAGAGTACTTTGAAGGACATTGCAGAACGAGCAGGGAGTAAGGGGAATTTCAGTTACAGCCGATTTTTTGCTATTGGACTATTTCGACTCCTTGAATTGGCAAATGCTACTGAACCCAGTATCTTGGAAAAG CTCTGTGCTTCTTTAAACATTGACAAAAAAGGTGTAGACCGAGACCTTGACGTATACCGCAACCTGCTTTCAAAGTTGGTTCAGGCGAAAGAGCTCCTAAAGGAATACGTCGATAG agagaagaagaaaagagatgaGAGGGCTGGGTCACAGACAGCTAATGAGGCCATAACTAAATGCTTGGGAGAATACAGCATGCAGACTGGTTTATAA
- the LOC120078433 gene encoding transcription factor MYB41-like — protein sequence MGRAPCCDKNGLKKGPWTPEEDQKLVTFIQVHGPGNWRNLPKNAGLQRCGKSCRLRWTNYLRPDIKRGRFSFEEEETIIQLHSVLGNKWSAIAARLPGRTDNEIKNYWNTHIRKRLLRMGIDPVTHTPRIDLLDLSSILSAAIRSHPLLSLSTLLNNHQTTTLNSESLRLISTLLGLKQEDPNTNNFLLQAQVQAQVQAQMDSLSQLLQPIDDINNTNKSSSIPISTFVDGPNSSQENLNFLPSNLNGEDILMNQANYLYGDDGSNPTASNFPEISNNNVQNLGFDSVKSSPTQLNSSSTYINSSSSNEDEKDSFCSNFLQFEIPEGLDFADFM from the exons atgGGGAGAGCTCCATGCTGTGATAAAAATGGCCTTAAAAAAGGTCCATGGACTCCTGAAGAAGATCAAAAGCTTGTTACTTTTATTCAAGTTCATGGCCCTGGAAATTGGCGTAATCTTCCTAAAAATGCtg gGCTTCAAAGATGTGGAAAAAGTTGTAGGCTTAGATGGACTAATTATTTGAGGCCTGATATTAAGAGAGGGAGattttcttttgaagaagaagagaccaTTATTCAATTGCATAGTGTTTTGGGAAACAA ATGGTCGGCAATAGCAGCTCGCTTGCCTGGAAGAACAGATAACGAGATCAAGAACTACTGGAACACCCACATACGAAAAAGGCTCCTTCGGATGGGAATCGACCCAGTAACCCACACTCCTCGGATCGATCTTCTCGACCTATCGTCGATTCTTTCTGCTGCCATCCGAAGCCACCCACTCCTCAGCCTCTCAACTTTATTGAACAACCACCAAACCACAACCCTAAACTCCGAATCCCTAAGGCTAATTTCCACCCTCTTAGGGCTCAAACAAGAAGACCCAAATACCAATAATTTCCTTCTTCAAGCTCAGGTTCAAGCTCAAGTTCAAGCTCAAATGGATTCATTATCACAGCTCTTACAACCCATTGATGACATTAATAATACAAATAAGTCTTCTTCAATCCCCATTTCTACATTTGTTGACGGCCCAAATTCTTCACAAGAAAATCTGAATTTCTTACCTTCAAATTTGAATGGTGAGGATATTTTGATGAATCAAGCTAATTACTTGTACGGCGACGATGGCTCGAATCCAACGGCTTCAAATTTTCcagaaatttcaaataataatgttcaaaatttagggtttgattctGTAAAATCAAGCCCTACGCAGTTGAATTCTTCATCTACTTATATAAACAGCAGCAGCAGCAATGAGGATGAGAAGGATAGTTTTTGTAGTAATTTTTTGCAGTTTGAAATTCCTGAAGGTTTGGACTTTGCTGATTTCatgtaa